From the genome of Monomorium pharaonis isolate MP-MQ-018 chromosome 2, ASM1337386v2, whole genome shotgun sequence, one region includes:
- the LOC105832701 gene encoding dynamin-binding protein, giving the protein MEPGTLARVLHDFLTTVDEELSLPKGNYFLVHEIVDKHWCRGQSQDRVGKFPLSHLHKVEIPHFGETERLFVSIASFPGQETGDLSFAEGELIIGMRDIGSGWCMGRINSRNGIFPMTHTWELDTTMLKKTLKNKLIRKRAKVKTTLKAQLNEELDLVAGETVIVTEILDDGWCRGVAEDGKEGIFPEGFISYIGDQDTIDHEQIPCATESNFMSFSTVQNGTISKDFSETSTNSYANFSEEPAPNYFDLFPEVLPTTNNMGNPQHNSHVNSVDIKPYAITLYPFNAQFPNELSFGAGEVVHLTRYIDSEWIEGTIDATKGIFPSSYVNIIVDCAEAKQHQIQHEVIPAKKDALEPGVTVKVLYTFDAQMDGDLNVHEGESVTVLEMTNEDWVKVKNKSGLVGLCPREYLNSVSECSLDSLQESSLEDFEDFVMIRHKEAKDAVTSEERNPKRMSQPHRPAPPAPAPGRVPLQKETVANGEVSAQRRGIRENESAINNTVDMRQKHADQRQNVISELVITEKEYVRDLKLTYETFNLHNPSFLESKGIDVVTLFGNILEVIHVAEELLDMILRAMKGCDENLQKIGPCFVKMAEKLKSVYVKYCGNHEAALALLKKYENNEEIMKVFTKGIETLRRQVACFDMSSILIKPVQRILKYPLMLYELIKCTEDNHPDKAAIMEAWEVMTNVASYINEYKRRRDIVSKYLENDNTLFSKMSKLSMHSVAKMSTRLSTRLSASLGLTNVANDTEFEELEKQFRSIEKCTWQLVKDIEQCITYLSDEAMSGEAIADLLLHYYQESPTIEVKKLQDIRSIIWSQYMRDFKMCIEKKVSAPLHFLATLLEGPAVLVAKRHDKLLDYDAAISKSEKYKESKIVQEELFTAKSNYEALNQQLLEELPILLDAAANILINCINVFAGARKLLSGRITKQYLTLCETSSHLSSQDVLESFLVNHNLIWNQITRLAFAGTNTRVDEGPRGCKQTEEQRASLRDKYTADKLYVVVEDISSTSTLDVDATRGTLVGVIKKQDPMGDTARWYVDTGATQGFLPSQKLRPVQRQSQHHDQIVSDIAAVGRKSSSPPNLMSLDSPEKEIKKVSLSHLQDLLSLEQEMKVNHNYSNVPEMPKVQVYQNVHSEFYYAMYDFAGNMPGTLPITNGQALRLLRPHDEKGNSEWWLVENRNGKQGYVPRDYLSSPVNLKS; this is encoded by the exons ATGGAGCCGGGTACGCTGGCGAGGGTGCTGCACGACTTCCTCACCACCGTCGACGAAGAGTTGAGCCTTCCCAAGGGAAATTATTTCCTG GTACACGAGATCGTAGACAAGCACTGGTGCCGTGGTCAGTCTCAAGATAGAGTTGGCAAGTTTCCTTTGAGTCATCTGCATAAAGTGGAGATTCCTCATTTTGGCGAAACAGAAAGACTGTTCGTTTCCATAGCCAGCTTTCCCGGACAAGAAACTGGAGATTTGTCTTTTGCAGAAG GAGAACTCATAATTGGAATGAGAGACATAGGTTCGGGATGGTGTATGGGGAGGATAAACTCCAGAAATGGAATTTTTCCAATGACACATACATGGGAACTGGATACAACAATGTTAAAG aaaacattaaaaaataaactgataAGGAAAAGAGCCAAAGTAAAAACGACATTGAAGGCACAGCTCAATGAAGAATTGGATCTAGTTGCAGGAGAGACGGTCATTGTCACAGAAATTTTAGATGACGGTTGGTGTCGTGGAGTTGCAGAAGATGGCAAAGAAGGCATATTTCCTGAAGGATTTATATCCTACATAGGAGATCAAGATACAATTGACCATGAACAAATACCATGTGCAACTGAGAGCAATTTCATGTCTTTCTCGACAGTTCAAAATGGCACAATCTCCAAAGATTTTAGTGAAACCTCTACGAATTCTTACGCAAACTTTTCCGAAGAACCTGCTCCAAATTACTTTGATTTATTTCCAGAGGTGTTACCAACAACCAATAACATGGGGAACCCTCAACATAACAGTCACGTGAATTCTGTTGATATTAAACCATATGCTATAACATTATATCCATTTAATGCACAGTTTCCAAATGAGCTGAGCTTTGGAGCGGGCGAAGTAGTGCATCTTACAAGATATATCGATTCCGAGTGGATAGAGGGTACAATCGACGCTACTAAAGGCATATTTCCATCGTCTTACGTCAACATTATAGTCGATTGTGCAGAAGCGAAGCAACATCAAATCCAACATGAAGTAATTCCTGCAAAGAAAGATGCTTTGGAGCCGGGTGTTACTGTAAAAGTACTGTATACCTTTGATGCACAGATGGATGGCGACTTGAATGTCCACGAGGGCGAGAGTGTCACCGTGCTGGAAATGACCAATGAGGATTGGGTGAAAGTGAAAAATAAGAGCGGTCTAGTTGGTCTGTGTCCGCGGGAATATTTGAACTCGGTGTCCGAATGTTCGTTGGACAGTCTGCAGGAATCTAGTTTAGAAGACTTTGAAGACTTTGTGATGATTAGGCATAAGGAAGCAAAGGACGCTGTCACGAGCGAAGAACGTAATCCGAAAAGAATGTCGCAACCGCACAGGCCAGCACCACCGGCTCCAGCTCCAGGGAGAGTGCCGTTACAGAAAGAAACTGTTGCAAATGGAGAAGTATCTGCTCAAAGAAGAGGAATTCGAGAAAACGAATCTGCAATTAATAACACTGTAGACATGAGACAAAAGCATGCAGATCAACGACAGAATGTAATATCGGAATTAGTAAtaacagaaaaagaatatgttCGTGATCTAAAATTAACGTACGAAACATTTAACTTACATAATCCGAGTTTTCTCGAATCAAAAGGGATTGATGTCGTTACGTTGTTTGGGAATATTTTGGAAGTTATTCACGTTGCCGAGGAATTATTGGATATGATCTTGAGAGCTATGAAAGGTTGCGATGAGAACTTGCAAAAAATTGGGCCTTGTTTTGTGAAAATGgctgaaaaattgaaaagtgtTTATGTCAAATATTGTGGAAATCATGAAGCTGCATTAGCTCTGTTAAAAAAg tatgaaaataatgaagaaattatgaaagtATTTACTAAAGGTATTGAGACATTACGTCGTCAGGTTGCTTGCTTTGACATGAGCTCTATTTTGATAAAGCCGGTACAAAGAATTTTGAAGTATCCACTAATGTTATacgaattaataaaa tgtACAGAAGACAATCATCCAGATAAAGCAGCCATAATGGAGGCGTGGGAGGTTATGACAAATGTGGCAAGTTACATCAACGAGTACAAACGGAGAAGAGATATTGTATCAAAGtatttagaaaatgataatacCTTATTTAGCAAAATGTCGAAATTAAGTATGCATTCTGTGGCGAAAATGTCAACAAGACTAAGCACGAGATTGTCAGCGAGTCTGGGATTGACAAACGTCGCAAACGATACCGAGTTTGAGGAGCTCGAAAAGCAATTTCGATCTATAGAGAAATGTACATGGCAATTGGTGAAAGATATTGAGCAATGTATCACGTATCTGAGTGATGAAGCTATGTCCGGTGAAGCAATAGCTGACTTACTGCttcattattatcaagaaaGTCCGACTATCGAGGTGAAAAAGCTACAGGATATAAGATCTATAATTTGGTCACAATATATGCGGGATTTCAAAATGTGTATCGAAAAAAAAGTCAGCGCACCATTGCATTTTCTAGCGACGCTATTGGAAGGGCCAGCGGTGTTGGTAGCGAAGAGGCACGATAAATTGCTGGATTACGACGCCGCTATTTCAAAGAGtgagaaatataaagaatcaaaaatt GTACAAGAAGAATTATTTACTGCTAAGAGTAATTACGAAGCTCTGAATCAACAATTGCTGGAAGAATTACCAATATTGCTGGACGCGGCggcaaacattttaattaattgcataaatGTTTTTGCCGGTGCCCGAAAATTACTAAGCGGAAGAATTACCAAGCAATATTTGACTCTTTGCGAG ACATCATCACATCTATCGTCACAAGATGTACTGGAATCATTTCTTGTgaatcataatttaatatggaATCAAATAACACGTCTCGCGTTTGCTGGCACAAATACCCGAGTAGACGAGGGTCCACGAGGATGCAAGCAGACCGAAGAACAGAGAGCCTCGCTTAGAGACAAATACACCGCAGATAAATTGTACGTGGTGGTTGAAGACATTTCTAGTACATCTACTTTAGATGTGGATGCTACAAGGGGTACGTTGGTTGGGGTCATTAAAAAACAGGATCCAATGGGAGACACGGCAAGATGGTACGTTGATACCGGAGCTACTCAAGGATTTTTGCCTTCTCAAAAACTGAGACCGGTTCAACGGCAAAGTCAGCACCATGATCAAATTGTATCGGATATCGCTGCTGTTGGGAGAAAAAGTTCGAGCCCTCCCAATTTAATGTCATTAGATTCTCCCGAGAAAGAGATTAAGAAGGTATCTTTGTCGCATCTGCAGGATCTGCTGTCGTTAGAGCAAGAAATGAAAGTAAATCACAATTATAGCAACGTTCCCGAAATGCCAAAAGTTCAAGTGTATCAGAACGTACACAGCGAA ttttactaCGCTATGTATGATTTTGCTGGAAATATGCCGGGTACATTGCCTATTACTAATGGCCAAGCCCTGAGACTCCTCAGGCCTCACGACGAGAAAGGAAACAGTGAATGGTGGCTTGTAGAGAATCGTAACGGTAAACAAGGCTACGTTCCGCGGGATTATTTAAGCTCGCCCGTTAATCTAAAGTCATAA
- the LOC105832702 gene encoding putative GTP-binding protein 6 produces MHCMRKILNIAQRNVQVCNKVDTVYKSTGMLLQNIICRLNHDSEEYISVENEKEQQAYIELASSYLGIAVGGHRTFILQPYIKWGRDKKRNTSPELQMAEAVALINTLSNWCVVGAKYAPLLTLQKKQLLGTGAMEDLKKELRKSENPTAVFVSTNLLKFVQIRELEKIFGLPVYDRYSIVIQIFREHAKTSEARLQVALAEIPYIRKKMLETCITRSGAINMTEKMKLLLDGKEKKLRNELKKLQQHRQVIRTHRKNHAFPTVAVVGYTNAGKTALIKALTDDGSLQPRDKLFATLDTTAHQGILPNRLKVLYMDTIGFIQDVPETLIEPFIVTLEDAINADVIVHIYDVSHPDMQAQYQHVQNTIKLMLDARPIIDVANKCDLVESNPAPTDAIAVSAKNLTGIDLLRLKIQEVLLTTTGLLSIRARVKSGSLAASWLYKMTTVTNAESDPDNAQYLIMEVITTAVTIQKFKKFLATNNSKQ; encoded by the exons atgcaCTGTATGCGGAAAATCCTAAATATTGCGCAACGGAATGTGCAAGTGTGTAACAAAGTTGATACAGTCTATAAAAGCACGGGAATGCtgctacaaaatattatttgtcgtTTGAATCACGACTCCGAGGAATACATATCCGTTGAGAATGAGAAGGAGCAGCAAGCGTACATCGAGCTCGCCAGTAGTTATTTGGGCATTGCAGTTGGCGGGCACAGGACGTTTATTTTACAACCATACATAAAATGGGGTAGAGACAAGAAGAGAAACACCTCGCCAGAACTACAAATGGCCGAGGCTGTCGCACTAATAAACACTCTATCTAACTGGTGCGTAGTCGGTGCGAAGTACGCCCCATTACTTACGTTACAGAAGAAGCAACTGCTGGGTACCGGCGCGATGGAAGATCTAAAGAAGGAATTACGTAAATCTGAGAATCCCACTGCCGTATTTGTTAGCACCAATCTACTGAAATTTGTCCAAATTAGAGAATTGGAAAAGATCTTTGGTCTACCGGTGTATGACCGTTACTCCATAGTCATCCAGATATTCCGCGAGCACGCGAAGACTTCGGAAGCAAGACTGCAGGTAGCCTTAGCGGAGATACCAtatattcgaaaaaaaatgcTTGAAACGTGTATTACCCGCAGCGGCGCGATAAACATGACGGAGAAGATGAAACTGTTACTCGACGGCAAAGAGAAGAAATTGAGAAACGAATTGAAGAAGCTGCAACAGCATCGACAGGTTATCAGGACCCACCGCAAAAACCATGCCTTTCCCACGGTTGCTGTAGTCGGTTACACAAACGCGGGGAAGACCGCCTTGATAAAAGCGCTCACGGATGACGGCTCTTTACAGCCTAGAGACAAATTATTCGCAACCCTTGATACAACCGCGCATCAAGGGATTTTACCCAACAGATTAAAAGTTTTGTACATGGATACCATTGGATTCATTCAAGACGTGCCCGAAACTTTGATTGAACCATTTATTGTGACCCTAGAAGATGCTATAAACGCT GACGTGATAGTTCACATATATGACGTCAGTCATCCGGATATGCAGGCGCAATATCAGCATGTACAGAATACGATAAAACTCATGTTGGACGCTCGTCCGATAATCGACGTCGCCAATAAATGTGATCTTGTTGAAAGTAACCCCGCACCCACGGATGCGATTGCCGTCTCCGCCAAGAATCTAACAG GAATCGATTTGTTGCGCTTGAAGATACAAGAGGTCCTTTTAACCACCACTGGACTATTAAGTATACGCGCGAGGGTAAAATCCGGCAGTCTCGCGGCCAGCTGGTTGTACAAGATGACGACAGTGACGAACGCCGAATCAGATCCAGACAATGCCCAGTATTTAATTATGGAAGTGATCACTACTGCGGTCACTATTCAAaagtttaagaaatttttagcaacgAATAATTCAAagcaataa